The window CGACTTCGAGCGCCCGGACGTCGTTCTGACGGCCGCGACCGACGGGATAACCCTGGGCGCGGCGATGGCGAGTTACTTCGACGCCCGCGTCGCGTACGCGAAGAAGTCGAAGGAGACGGCCGTCGAGGAGTTCATCGAGTCCCGACAGCGTCTCGCCTCCGGGATCGAACTGACGTACTACCTCCCCGAACGGGCGCTCTCGGGCGGCGAGAACGTCCTGATCGTCGACGACCTCATCCGCTCGGGCGAGACCCAGGAACTCTTACTCGACATCGCGACGCAGGCCGACGCCGACGTCACCGGCGTCTTCACGCTCATTGCGGTCGGCGAGGAGGGGATCGACCGCGCCCGAGAACTCACCGACGCGCCCGTCGGCGCGCTCACGACGTTCGACGACGGGTGAGGCGTCCGTAGTTTCCCGCCCCGTTTCGACACGGCCGGCCGCCCGTCCGATCGGGACCGGCCGTTCGTTTCGACCGCGGCCTCGGGGTCGTTCGATGAAAACGCTTATCGAGTGGTTCCTAGTTATGCTCACACGTGCATTATGGGACTCGTTGAATCCGTCTCAGACTACTTCGGTGTGCAAGAACACGGATCGTCCGTCCGAACCGAACTCCTCGCCGGACTGACCACGTTCCTCACGATGTCGTACATCGTCGTCGTCAACCCCGCGATCCTGGCCGGTGCCATCTCGATCGAGGGGATCTCCCAGGGCGAGATCCAGTCGATGCTCGCCGTCGTCACGATCATCGCGGCGGCGACGGCGACGTTCGTGATGGCCGTCTACGCCAACCGGCCGTTCGCGCAGGCGCCGGGACTGG is drawn from Halobellus limi and contains these coding sequences:
- a CDS encoding phosphoribosyltransferase family protein; amino-acid sequence: MNRAEKAALQLQSVAVLRMLKETRTYDELADLTGLPAGDLNRYVNGHVLPGAERARDVVDGVGRDALATELRARVEFDDGGYVDNSGVVFDQSFLDLVAPVAANALDFERPDVVLTAATDGITLGAAMASYFDARVAYAKKSKETAVEEFIESRQRLASGIELTYYLPERALSGGENVLIVDDLIRSGETQELLLDIATQADADVTGVFTLIAVGEEGIDRARELTDAPVGALTTFDDG